One Agrobacterium vaccinii DNA window includes the following coding sequences:
- the nagZ gene encoding beta-N-acetylhexosaminidase, with the protein MTDTKAMILGCSGLTLTDDEIALYKAESPWGFILFGRNIGDAAQITDLVASMRDAIGNPNAPVLIDQEGGRVQRIRPPILQSYPNAQALGEIYLRDKAQGLRAAWLMSRLHAFDLTKLGITVDCLPVLDVPVEGASNVIGNRAYGFDPALVAAMGQAAADGLKAGGMLPVMKHIPGHGRGLVDSHHELPVVDVPLDELDAHDFVPFRAMNTELMAMSAHLVFTALDADRPATTSPTVIDEIIRGRIGFDGLLISDDSSMNALKGTLGERAANIVAGGCDIVLHCNGVMDEMLQVVKEVPVLSGKALERARAVEAGFTVADGSDEVALRDEFNAMLTVA; encoded by the coding sequence ATGACCGACACGAAAGCTATGATCCTCGGCTGTAGCGGCCTGACCCTGACCGATGACGAAATCGCGCTGTATAAGGCGGAGAGTCCGTGGGGCTTCATTCTGTTCGGTCGCAACATTGGCGATGCCGCGCAGATCACGGACCTCGTGGCTTCCATGCGCGATGCCATTGGCAATCCGAACGCACCTGTCTTGATCGATCAGGAAGGCGGGCGCGTGCAGCGTATTCGTCCTCCGATCCTGCAATCCTATCCCAATGCGCAGGCGCTGGGCGAAATCTACCTGCGGGACAAGGCGCAGGGACTGCGCGCAGCTTGGCTGATGTCGCGTTTGCATGCGTTTGACCTGACGAAGCTTGGCATCACCGTGGATTGCCTGCCGGTGCTCGATGTCCCAGTGGAAGGTGCAAGCAACGTGATCGGCAACCGCGCCTATGGGTTCGATCCGGCACTCGTGGCGGCGATGGGGCAGGCGGCGGCGGATGGATTGAAGGCGGGTGGCATGCTGCCGGTCATGAAGCACATTCCCGGCCATGGTCGCGGTCTGGTCGATTCGCACCATGAACTGCCGGTGGTCGATGTTCCCCTGGATGAACTGGATGCGCATGACTTTGTGCCCTTCCGCGCGATGAACACAGAGCTGATGGCGATGAGCGCGCATCTGGTGTTCACCGCGCTCGATGCCGACCGTCCGGCCACGACGTCACCCACCGTCATCGACGAGATCATCCGTGGACGCATCGGGTTCGATGGTCTGCTGATCTCCGACGACAGCTCCATGAATGCCCTGAAGGGGACGCTGGGAGAACGTGCGGCCAATATTGTTGCGGGTGGTTGCGATATAGTCTTGCATTGCAACGGCGTGATGGATGAAATGCTGCAGGTCGTGAAGGAAGTTCCAGTTCTCTCCGGCAAAGCTCTGGAGCGCGCACGCGCCGTCGAAGCCGGTTTCACGGTGGCAGACGGTAGCGATGAGGTTGCCTTGAGAGACGAATTCAACGCCATGCTGACGGTTGCCTAA
- a CDS encoding segregation and condensation protein A, producing MAADKSRGSAPMEKLWENVTPKRATGEAALMIDVAGFEGPLDLLLHLARTQKVDLSRISVLALAEQYLIFVEQARRVRIELAADYLVMAAWLAFLKSKLLIPQQAEDEGPSGEEMAATLAFRLKRLDAMRDAAERLVNRHHLGRDIFARGAPEHIPHKSRSSFEASLYDLLSAYANLRQRQAITQVTIEKRQVWSLVDARELLTSMLGEIGEWTELDRYLLQYVADPSMRATAMASAFAASLELVREGSLEIRQDGAFQPIFMRKGGRRGEGSAERDNDVD from the coding sequence ATGGCGGCAGACAAATCGCGCGGCAGCGCGCCGATGGAAAAGCTCTGGGAGAACGTAACTCCAAAGCGCGCCACCGGCGAAGCGGCATTGATGATCGACGTTGCGGGCTTTGAAGGCCCGCTCGATCTTTTGCTGCATCTTGCCCGCACCCAGAAGGTCGATCTCTCGCGCATTTCCGTGCTGGCGCTGGCCGAGCAATATCTGATCTTTGTCGAGCAGGCGCGGCGCGTGCGAATCGAACTGGCCGCCGATTATCTCGTGATGGCCGCTTGGTTGGCCTTTCTCAAATCCAAACTGCTCATCCCGCAACAAGCCGAGGATGAGGGGCCGAGCGGCGAGGAGATGGCGGCGACGCTGGCATTCCGGCTGAAGCGGCTGGATGCCATGCGCGATGCGGCCGAGCGTCTGGTCAACCGCCACCATCTGGGCCGGGATATTTTTGCGCGCGGTGCGCCCGAACACATTCCGCACAAAAGCCGATCTTCTTTTGAAGCCAGCCTCTATGACCTGCTGAGCGCCTACGCCAATCTGCGCCAGCGGCAGGCCATCACCCAGGTCACCATCGAAAAACGGCAGGTCTGGTCGCTGGTGGATGCGCGTGAGTTGTTGACCTCCATGTTGGGCGAGATCGGCGAATGGACCGAGCTGGATCGTTATTTGCTGCAATATGTTGCCGACCCTTCCATGCGGGCCACGGCGATGGCCAGCGCCTTTGCCGCCTCGCTAGAACTGGTGCGGGAGGGTTCGCTGGAGATTCGTCAGGACGGCGCGTTCCAACCGATTTTCATGCGCAAGGGCGGGCGGCGGGGCGAGGGCTCTGCTGAAAGGGATAATGATGTCGATTGA
- the scpB gene encoding SMC-Scp complex subunit ScpB: MMSIEPDEDDDAAPEAVEARDVTVSERQLKDAERIAEALVFASAQPVPEAFIAERVARGVDVGAVMQKLKFAYSERGVNLVQVGGNWAFRTAGDLSFVIRMDEKEPKKLSRAALEVLAIIAYHQPVTRAEIEEIRGVQTSRGTLDVLMEAGWVRFRGRRRTPGRPVTMGTTVDFLDHFGLEELRDLPGLDELKGAGLLSGRIPSNFGIPLPSMSDELTEDEDPITQLDLEELGLLSPSGDEPER, translated from the coding sequence ATGATGTCGATTGAACCCGATGAGGATGATGACGCTGCACCCGAAGCCGTCGAGGCCAGAGATGTCACCGTATCCGAGCGACAGCTGAAGGATGCCGAACGTATCGCCGAGGCCCTGGTGTTTGCGTCTGCGCAGCCCGTCCCGGAGGCGTTCATCGCGGAGCGCGTGGCGCGTGGTGTCGATGTCGGCGCTGTCATGCAGAAACTGAAATTCGCCTATAGTGAGCGGGGCGTCAACCTCGTTCAGGTGGGTGGAAACTGGGCGTTCAGAACGGCGGGCGATCTTTCCTTCGTCATCCGCATGGATGAAAAAGAGCCCAAGAAGCTTTCACGCGCCGCACTGGAAGTGCTGGCCATCATCGCCTACCACCAGCCGGTGACACGCGCCGAAATCGAGGAAATCCGCGGCGTGCAGACATCGCGAGGCACGCTCGACGTGTTGATGGAAGCGGGCTGGGTGCGGTTTCGCGGACGACGCAGAACGCCGGGACGGCCTGTCACCATGGGCACGACGGTTGATTTTCTCGATCATTTCGGACTTGAAGAGTTGCGCGATCTGCCGGGGCTGGACGAGTTAAAGGGGGCAGGGCTGCTATCGGGCCGGATACCGTCGAATTTCGGAATCCCCCTGCCATCCATGAGCGATGAGCTGACGGAAGACGAAGACCCGATCACGCAGCTTGATCTTGAGGAACTGGGTTTGCTCTCACCGAGCGGTGACGAACCGGAGAGGTGA
- a CDS encoding twin-arginine translocase TatA/TatE family subunit, protein MGSFSVWHWLIVLVIVLVLFGRGKIPELMGDVAKGIKSFKKGMADEDGTARPADHDTTQEPTTPVHPRTVDHKADELK, encoded by the coding sequence ATGGGTTCTTTTAGTGTGTGGCATTGGCTGATCGTTCTGGTCATCGTGCTGGTCCTCTTCGGTCGCGGCAAGATTCCAGAATTGATGGGTGATGTCGCCAAGGGCATCAAGAGCTTCAAAAAGGGCATGGCCGACGAAGACGGGACAGCACGCCCCGCAGACCACGACACCACGCAAGAGCCGACCACCCCTGTTCATCCGCGTACGGTGGACCACAAGGCTGACGAGCTCAAGTAA
- the tatB gene encoding Sec-independent protein translocase protein TatB, producing MFDIGWSELLVIAIVLIVVVGPKDLPPMIRAFGKTMAGLRKMAGDFRTQFDDALKEADMDDVRQTISDVRNLNPTNSLRDAMNPLRQLGNDIRSDLQGAATPPASPATSAPAGAPAVSLSEPEMKLPDGPPPTIATEAAVAGGVATAAPATVSTAAVAPSISPAEKPKTVRKRAPAKSAQEVEAETVAAKPKRAAKTVSAKTEATKTASAKPVAPKSSKPAALTEASAKTSKAKAAKATVEAGKPMIAKAKALVEKAETEKTAALTPAKTVKTAKAKKGEA from the coding sequence ATGTTTGATATCGGCTGGAGCGAGCTGCTGGTGATTGCGATCGTGCTGATCGTGGTCGTCGGTCCCAAGGACTTGCCGCCCATGATCCGGGCTTTCGGCAAGACCATGGCCGGTTTGCGCAAGATGGCGGGAGATTTCCGCACGCAGTTCGACGACGCCTTGAAAGAGGCTGACATGGACGACGTGCGCCAGACGATTTCCGATGTCCGCAATCTCAACCCCACCAATTCGCTGCGCGATGCGATGAACCCTCTGCGTCAGCTGGGCAACGATATCCGCTCCGATCTTCAAGGGGCGGCAACGCCTCCGGCATCTCCGGCCACCAGTGCACCGGCTGGCGCGCCAGCGGTCAGCCTGTCTGAGCCTGAGATGAAGCTGCCTGACGGCCCCCCGCCTACGATTGCCACAGAAGCTGCGGTAGCTGGTGGCGTTGCCACTGCGGCTCCGGCCACGGTCTCCACCGCGGCAGTTGCGCCCTCGATTTCACCTGCTGAAAAGCCGAAGACTGTGCGTAAACGTGCGCCTGCCAAGTCCGCGCAGGAAGTCGAAGCCGAAACGGTGGCTGCAAAGCCGAAGCGTGCGGCCAAGACCGTTTCCGCCAAAACGGAAGCGACGAAAACCGCCAGTGCAAAGCCCGTTGCGCCGAAAAGCAGCAAGCCCGCCGCGTTGACGGAAGCCTCTGCAAAGACATCCAAAGCGAAGGCTGCGAAGGCGACTGTCGAAGCTGGCAAGCCCATGATCGCCAAGGCCAAGGCGCTGGTCGAGAAGGCCGAAACCGAAAAGACGGCGGCGCTGACGCCCGCCAAAACAGTGAAGACGGCCAAGGCCAAAAAGGGTGAAGCATGA
- the tatC gene encoding twin-arginine translocase subunit TatC: MSEDTDDKPQPLIEHLMELRTRLIWSIGAFFVAFLGCFAVAKHLFNLLVIPYKWAVIWAGLDVAKSSLIYTAPQEFFFTQIKVAMFGALVISFPVIASQLYKFVAPGLYKNERAAFLPFLIASPLLFLLGGALVYFFFTPMVMWFFLAMQQLPEDGEVAISLMPKVSEYLSLIMTLVLSFGLVFQLPVITTLLARVGLLTSQWLKEKRKFAIVAAFVVAAVLTPPDPMSQIGLALPAIILYEISIHLARLVEKKRAEENAGRELGNSTDD, from the coding sequence ATGAGTGAGGATACCGATGATAAGCCGCAGCCGCTTATCGAACACCTCATGGAACTCCGCACGCGACTGATTTGGTCGATTGGTGCTTTCTTCGTCGCCTTTCTCGGTTGCTTTGCGGTCGCCAAGCATCTCTTCAACCTGCTGGTCATTCCCTATAAGTGGGCGGTGATCTGGGCTGGGCTCGATGTCGCGAAATCGTCGCTGATCTATACCGCGCCGCAGGAATTCTTCTTCACGCAGATCAAGGTCGCCATGTTCGGCGCGCTGGTGATTTCCTTTCCAGTCATCGCCTCGCAACTCTACAAGTTCGTGGCACCCGGCCTTTACAAGAACGAGCGTGCGGCGTTTTTGCCGTTCCTGATCGCGTCGCCGCTGCTGTTTCTACTGGGCGGTGCGCTGGTCTACTTCTTTTTCACGCCCATGGTCATGTGGTTCTTCCTTGCCATGCAGCAGCTGCCGGAAGATGGCGAAGTCGCGATTTCGCTGATGCCGAAGGTGTCGGAATATCTCAGCCTCATCATGACGCTGGTTCTGTCCTTCGGTCTGGTGTTCCAGTTGCCTGTCATCACCACACTGCTCGCCCGCGTCGGCCTGTTGACCAGCCAGTGGCTGAAAGAGAAGCGCAAATTCGCGATCGTTGCGGCTTTCGTCGTCGCTGCGGTGCTGACGCCGCCCGACCCGATGTCCCAGATCGGTCTTGCGTTGCCTGCAATCATTCTCTACGAGATTTCCATACATTTGGCTCGACTCGTGGAAAAGAAGCGCGCTGAGGAAAATGCAGGCCGTGAGCTTGGAAATTCCACTGACGACTGA
- the serS gene encoding serine--tRNA ligase — protein MHDIKWIRENPEAFDAGLARRNAEPQSAHLIALDEKRRSVIQTLQDMQSRRNAASKEIGAAMAQKNSELAEKLKAEVADIKDNMPRLEEEDRQVSAELTDALSRIPNLPFDDVPVGKDEHDNIVARVVGQKPGWNHAAKEHYEIGEALGYMDFDRAAKLSGSRFTVLTSQIARLERALGQFMIDLHTSEHGYTEVSSPLMVRDEAMYGTGQLPKFAEDLFRTTDGRWLIPTAEVTLTNLVAGEILEQEKLPLRFTALTPSFRSEAGSAGRDTRGMLRQHQFWKCELVSITDAESAVEEHERMTACAEEVLKRLGLHFRTMTLCTGDMGFGARKTYDLEVWLPGQDTYREISSCSVCGDFQGRRMDARYRPKGEKATKFVHTLNGSGTAVGRCLIAVLENYLNEDGSVTIPDVLLPYMGGLTRIEKA, from the coding sequence ATGCACGACATTAAATGGATACGCGAAAATCCCGAAGCTTTCGATGCAGGCCTTGCCCGTCGCAATGCCGAGCCGCAATCCGCTCATCTGATTGCGCTCGATGAAAAGCGCCGTTCCGTTATCCAGACCCTGCAAGACATGCAATCCCGCCGCAACGCCGCCTCCAAGGAAATCGGCGCAGCGATGGCGCAGAAAAATTCCGAGCTTGCCGAGAAGCTGAAAGCTGAAGTCGCCGACATCAAGGACAACATGCCGCGCCTCGAGGAAGAGGATCGTCAGGTTTCGGCTGAACTGACCGATGCCCTGTCGCGCATTCCAAACCTGCCATTCGATGACGTGCCTGTCGGCAAGGACGAACACGACAACATCGTCGCGCGTGTGGTCGGTCAGAAACCCGGCTGGAACCATGCGGCCAAGGAGCATTACGAAATCGGCGAAGCCCTCGGCTACATGGATTTCGACCGCGCAGCAAAACTGTCCGGTTCGCGCTTCACCGTGCTGACCAGCCAGATTGCGCGTCTGGAGCGGGCGCTCGGCCAGTTCATGATCGACCTACACACAAGCGAGCATGGCTACACGGAAGTGTCGTCGCCGTTGATGGTGCGCGATGAGGCGATGTATGGCACCGGCCAGCTCCCGAAATTTGCCGAGGATTTGTTCAGGACGACCGATGGTCGCTGGCTGATCCCGACTGCCGAAGTGACGCTGACGAACCTCGTTGCCGGTGAAATTCTGGAGCAGGAAAAGCTGCCGCTGCGCTTCACAGCGCTGACGCCTTCCTTCCGTTCGGAAGCGGGCTCTGCCGGTCGCGATACGCGCGGCATGCTGCGCCAGCACCAGTTCTGGAAGTGCGAACTGGTTTCGATCACGGATGCCGAAAGCGCTGTCGAAGAGCATGAGCGTATGACCGCCTGCGCAGAAGAGGTGCTCAAGCGCCTCGGACTGCATTTCCGCACCATGACGCTGTGCACCGGCGATATGGGCTTTGGCGCGCGCAAGACCTACGACCTCGAAGTATGGCTTCCTGGTCAGGATACCTACCGCGAAATCTCGTCCTGCTCGGTCTGCGGCGATTTCCAGGGGCGGCGGATGGATGCGCGTTATCGTCCCAAGGGTGAGAAGGCGACTAAGTTCGTGCACACGCTCAACGGCTCCGGCACGGCGGTCGGTCGCTGCCTGATTGCGGTTCTGGAAAACTACCTGAACGAAGACGGTTCGGTGACGATCCCGGATGTGCTGCTGCCTTACATGGGCGGCCTGACGCGGATTGAGAAGGCTTGA
- the surE gene encoding 5'/3'-nucleotidase SurE, whose product MRILLTNDDGIHAEGLAALERVARTLSDDVWIVAPETDQSGLAHSLTLSEPLRLRKISDKHFALRGTPTDCVIMGIREVLPGKPDLVLSGVNAGANMADDVTYSGTIAGAIEGTLQGVRSIALSQAFAYTGHAERIVPWEVAETHAPDLIRKLIEVDLPDGTFLNLNFPNCAPEDVRGVSVTEQGKLDFGLTVEQRQDGRGIPYYWLRFGERLGNFREGTDIHAVKDGQISVTPLKLDLTDYTVKDRVAAALGFGVKD is encoded by the coding sequence ATGCGGATATTGCTGACAAACGACGATGGCATTCATGCCGAAGGCTTGGCGGCGCTGGAACGCGTCGCCCGCACGCTGTCCGATGATGTCTGGATCGTGGCGCCGGAGACGGATCAGAGCGGTCTTGCCCATTCTCTGACGCTGTCAGAGCCGCTACGTCTGCGCAAGATTTCTGACAAGCATTTCGCCCTGCGTGGTACGCCCACCGATTGCGTCATCATGGGTATTCGCGAGGTGCTGCCCGGCAAGCCTGATCTTGTGCTGTCTGGCGTCAATGCTGGAGCGAACATGGCCGATGACGTGACCTATTCCGGCACCATTGCCGGTGCCATCGAGGGCACGTTGCAGGGCGTGCGTTCCATCGCGCTCAGCCAGGCCTTTGCCTATACAGGCCACGCCGAACGCATTGTGCCTTGGGAAGTGGCGGAAACGCATGCGCCCGATCTCATCCGCAAGCTTATCGAGGTCGATCTGCCCGATGGCACGTTCCTCAATCTCAATTTCCCCAACTGCGCGCCTGAAGACGTGCGAGGCGTCAGCGTCACCGAGCAGGGCAAGCTGGATTTCGGCCTGACGGTGGAGCAGCGTCAGGATGGCCGGGGCATTCCCTATTACTGGCTGCGCTTTGGTGAGCGGCTTGGCAATTTCCGTGAGGGAACGGATATCCACGCCGTCAAGGATGGCCAGATTTCGGTCACTCCGCTCAAGCTTGACCTGACGGACTATACCGTGAAGGATCGCGTGGCTGCGGCGCTTGGATTTGGAGTGAAAGATTGA
- a CDS encoding protein-L-isoaspartate(D-aspartate) O-methyltransferase has protein sequence MKSAMVEREGFAALVLRLRAEGISDIDLLTAVEQTPRSQFVPAQFAEEAYSSRTIPIDCGAFMESADMVVKAVHRLQVKPGQRVLEIGTGSGFMTAILGRRSERVVSIDRYKTLVQLAQNRMDDLGLRNVVIRQADGTNGLVGEGTFDRIISTAAFTAMPRFFTEQIVSGGMMVAPIILEDGRCVMTRFSKTGSRFEREELFETPYLPMETHIARYL, from the coding sequence TTGAAATCAGCAATGGTCGAAAGGGAAGGCTTTGCAGCCCTGGTGCTGCGGTTGAGAGCCGAGGGCATTTCCGACATCGATCTGCTGACGGCGGTTGAGCAGACGCCGCGCTCGCAGTTCGTGCCAGCGCAATTTGCGGAGGAAGCCTATTCCAGCCGCACCATTCCCATCGATTGCGGTGCCTTCATGGAAAGCGCCGATATGGTGGTCAAGGCCGTCCACCGCCTTCAGGTCAAGCCCGGTCAGCGCGTTCTGGAAATCGGCACCGGCAGCGGTTTCATGACCGCCATTCTGGGGCGACGCTCCGAGCGTGTCGTGTCCATCGATCGTTACAAGACGCTGGTGCAACTGGCACAGAACCGCATGGATGATCTCGGGCTGCGCAATGTGGTGATCAGGCAGGCGGACGGCACCAACGGTCTGGTGGGCGAGGGCACCTTCGACCGAATCATCTCCACGGCGGCCTTTACCGCCATGCCGCGCTTTTTCACCGAGCAGATCGTGTCGGGTGGCATGATGGTAGCCCCGATTATTCTGGAAGACGGTCGATGCGTCATGACCCGTTTTTCCAAGACCGGCAGCCGTTTCGAGCGGGAAGAACTGTTCGAAACGCCCTATTTGCCCATGGAAACGCACATCGCACGCTATCTCTGA
- a CDS encoding peptidoglycan DD-metalloendopeptidase family protein has product MFAAALLASVATGCSSDATRFGGLFSSGPDQMTTASIPARNAGGAYGQAPVPQGDVNSGQYGSAAPQGGYANQNTAMNQPYPANNGGYGSVQPSSARAASSSATVQRSELSAPTQTASREPATRREAVSQPFPSATANSAPSMASARPAPSGDNLSTGSIKAEGNGWHTDGASSVTLKSGETIATLSKRYGVPEKALLQANGLSSGSAARPGQSIVIPKFGQSRNAARAASGNIDLSKNNNGPTPLRGPEQNVAVLPSQNAARDKASAEGGKLTPPGGKPLPPTGGYKVQTGDSLAKIARANGVSVAELKAANGISDGGIRIGQTLKIPGAGTDGIKTASVQHQPAAQPTAAKPAEAPAVAKAEMPKAPAAEASVSDVEKKSDMASLAPESTGIGKYRWPVRGAVTSGFGENVEGSRNDGINISVPEGTPIKAAENGVVIYSGNGLKQLGNTVLIRHDDGRVTVYGNAASLDVQRGQKVQRGQTIASSGMTGSAKRPQVHFEVRKDATPVNPSSFLE; this is encoded by the coding sequence ATGTTCGCAGCGGCATTGCTGGCAAGCGTCGCAACGGGTTGTAGCTCGGACGCCACGCGATTTGGCGGCCTCTTCTCCAGTGGACCGGACCAAATGACGACGGCATCCATTCCCGCCCGCAATGCAGGGGGCGCTTACGGGCAGGCTCCCGTGCCGCAAGGCGATGTGAATAGCGGCCAATATGGATCGGCAGCGCCGCAGGGTGGCTATGCGAACCAGAATACGGCCATGAACCAGCCTTACCCGGCAAACAATGGCGGTTACGGTTCGGTGCAGCCATCTTCGGCACGCGCAGCGTCCTCTTCGGCAACAGTCCAGCGTTCGGAGCTTTCGGCTCCCACGCAGACGGCAAGCCGCGAACCTGCAACGCGCCGTGAGGCTGTGTCGCAGCCATTCCCGTCGGCCACCGCAAATTCAGCACCGTCAATGGCGTCGGCACGTCCGGCACCTTCTGGTGACAACCTGTCCACAGGCTCGATCAAGGCCGAGGGTAATGGTTGGCACACGGATGGCGCATCGTCGGTGACGTTGAAGTCCGGTGAGACGATTGCCACTCTTTCCAAGCGCTACGGCGTGCCTGAGAAGGCGCTTTTGCAGGCCAACGGTCTGTCCAGCGGCTCTGCCGCAAGGCCCGGTCAGTCGATCGTCATTCCGAAGTTCGGCCAGTCCCGCAATGCGGCGCGCGCCGCCTCGGGCAATATCGACCTGAGCAAGAATAACAACGGCCCGACGCCATTGCGCGGTCCAGAGCAGAACGTCGCCGTCCTGCCGTCCCAGAATGCTGCCCGTGACAAGGCTTCGGCTGAAGGCGGCAAGCTGACACCTCCCGGCGGCAAGCCGCTTCCGCCCACAGGTGGTTACAAGGTGCAGACCGGCGACAGCCTTGCAAAGATTGCCCGTGCAAACGGCGTCTCCGTTGCAGAGTTGAAGGCAGCAAACGGCATTTCCGATGGCGGCATCCGCATCGGCCAGACCCTGAAAATTCCGGGTGCTGGAACAGATGGCATCAAGACGGCATCCGTTCAGCACCAGCCAGCGGCTCAGCCAACGGCAGCAAAGCCTGCTGAAGCACCAGCGGTCGCCAAGGCTGAAATGCCGAAGGCACCGGCTGCGGAAGCCAGCGTCAGCGATGTCGAGAAGAAGTCCGACATGGCGTCTCTCGCGCCCGAATCCACAGGCATCGGCAAGTATCGCTGGCCGGTTCGTGGTGCCGTGACATCGGGCTTCGGTGAAAACGTCGAAGGCAGCCGCAATGACGGTATCAACATCTCGGTTCCCGAGGGTACGCCGATCAAGGCAGCCGAAAACGGCGTCGTCATCTATTCGGGCAATGGTCTGAAGCAACTCGGCAACACGGTTCTCATCCGTCACGACGACGGTCGGGTCACGGTTTACGGCAACGCCGCAAGCCTCGACGTGCAGCGCGGCCAGAAGGTGCAGCGCGGCCAGACGATCGCGTCTTCCGGCATGACGGGCAGCGCCAAGCGTCCACAGGTTCACTTCGAAGTCCGCAAGGACGCAACGCCGGTGAACCCATCCTCTTTCCTTGAATAG
- the mobB gene encoding molybdopterin-guanine dinucleotide biosynthesis protein B translates to MTQKVFGISGWKNSGKTGLAVRIVTELTARGYRVSTIKHAHHDFDIDKVGADSWRHRQAGAHEVTIVSGTRFAIMHELRGGPEPSFEEILARIAPCDLVLIEGYKYEPVPKIEARRRNAAKTEPLAPHDPHIVAIAADHAVTDTALPVFDLDDTASVADFIERTVGLTRP, encoded by the coding sequence ATGACCCAAAAAGTATTCGGGATATCCGGCTGGAAGAACTCCGGCAAAACAGGCCTCGCCGTCCGCATCGTCACCGAGCTTACGGCGCGTGGATACCGCGTTTCCACCATTAAACATGCGCATCACGACTTCGATATCGACAAGGTCGGTGCCGATAGCTGGCGCCACCGGCAGGCAGGTGCGCATGAGGTGACCATCGTTTCAGGCACCCGTTTTGCCATCATGCACGAGCTGCGCGGTGGGCCGGAGCCATCATTCGAAGAGATACTGGCGCGCATAGCGCCGTGTGATCTGGTGCTGATCGAGGGCTATAAATACGAGCCGGTGCCGAAGATCGAGGCCCGTAGGCGGAACGCCGCCAAGACCGAGCCGCTTGCGCCGCATGACCCGCACATCGTTGCCATCGCTGCCGACCACGCTGTCACCGACACCGCGCTGCCGGTGTTCGATCTTGATGATACGGCAAGCGTTGCCGATTTCATCGAAAGAACGGTTGGGCTCACCAGACCCTAA
- the mobA gene encoding molybdenum cofactor guanylyltransferase MobA, whose protein sequence is MTDHNIPGLILAGGLSRRMGTNKALSPLGGKPLLAHVINHVAPQVSSLVLNASQSWAEAFDLPLVPDTREGHAGPLAGILAGMRHFASTAPDVTHFLTVPADSPFFPADLAQRLAAYVTGETAIVIAASSGHVHPVFGLWPIAIADDLEEWLADDNNRRIRSFLARHQTLGVTFPPVESATSPIDPFYNINTPDELATAEAFLKSIDT, encoded by the coding sequence ATGACAGACCACAACATACCCGGCCTCATTCTCGCGGGTGGACTTTCCAGACGCATGGGCACCAACAAGGCGTTGAGCCCGCTCGGCGGCAAGCCCTTGCTGGCCCATGTCATCAACCATGTCGCGCCACAGGTTTCCAGTCTCGTGCTCAATGCATCGCAAAGCTGGGCGGAGGCGTTCGATCTACCGCTTGTGCCAGATACTAGGGAAGGACACGCCGGGCCGCTGGCAGGCATTCTCGCGGGCATGCGGCACTTCGCCAGCACAGCGCCCGATGTCACCCATTTTCTAACGGTTCCCGCCGACAGCCCCTTCTTCCCCGCCGATCTCGCGCAACGACTGGCCGCATATGTGACGGGCGAAACTGCCATCGTCATCGCCGCATCATCGGGGCACGTCCACCCGGTCTTCGGGCTATGGCCCATTGCGATTGCGGATGATCTGGAGGAATGGCTGGCGGATGACAACAACCGCCGTATCAGAAGCTTTCTCGCCCGGCATCAAACCCTCGGCGTCACCTTCCCGCCTGTGGAAAGCGCGACATCCCCCATCGATCCCTTCTATAATATCAACACGCCGGATGAGCTTGCGACGGCGGAGGCATTTCTGAAGAGCATTGATACATGA